The nucleotide window TTCTGCCAAACGGACATCACGAGCGACCGCGAGGTCTTCCGCTTCGGTTGGCAAGCCCTTCAGGCCCAGGACCAATCCGATTCGGCCGTCGTGCATCACCCCGCCGTCAGCCAGTTCCGGGACTTCCGGCCGATCAAAGATGGGCAAGTCAAACATGCGGCAGTAGTCGAGCGCCCGTTTCAGCAGCGCATCGTTGGGCATCGGTCGCGGCGTGTCACTGAAACCGGCCGCTCCGGCCGCGGCCAGGATGCCAAGTTCGGCCATCTGTTCGCCTTGACGCCCTTTGCTCAGGCAAGCGATGGGCAGCACGCGAACCCCGTCGATGCGCTGGGCAATTTGGCGAACCAATTGCACGGACGCGGCGGAGTCCATCAATGGTTTGGTGCTGCTGCAGCACAACACCGTCGTGTAACCACCTGCCAAGGCAGCGTCGCTGCCTGTTTGAATGGTCTCGTCTTCTTCACTGCCCGGTTCACGCAGTTCCGTCGCCAGATCGACCAATCCTGGAGCGACGATCTTGCCGGTCACGTCCAAGCGGCCTGCCTCGGGTGGCAAATCACCATCCGGCGTGTCGATCGAGTGAATTTTTCCCTCGTGCAGAACGAGGCGTGCGATCCGGTCGACACCATTGGCGGGATCGATCACCCGGCCGCCATCGAGTACCCAAGTGGAATCGTTCATGCGAGGGGCTCCGTGGAGGCGTCGGCGTTGGCTTTTGCGTTGGCGAGCAGCCACAGCGAGGCCATGCGGACGGCGATTCCGTTGGTGACTTGTTCGAGGATCACGGAATGCGGGCCGTCAGCGACTTCCGGCGTGATTTCAACGCCACGATTGATGGGGCCGGGGGCCATGATCAGGATGTCGGGTTTGGCGAGCCGCAGGCGTTGACCGTTCATGGCATACAACGCGGCGTATTCGTAGACGCTGGGGAACGGGCGAGCTTTTTGACGTTCGAATTGGATGCGTAGCAGGTTCAAAACATCGCAGCGGTGAACAATTTCATCGAGTCGGTGAGCGACTTCAAACCCGAGTTCTTCCCAGCGCGGGCTGACCAGAGTCGGTGGTCCACAAATGATGACGTGGGCACCCAACTTGCGGAGGCCCCACAGGTTGCTGCGTGCGGTTCGACTGTGGGCGATGTCGCCGACCAAAGCCACCGTCATGCCAGCGAACACTTTTTCAGGATCGGCGGCTTCGTGTTTCCAGTCCGATCCGATGCGGTGCTGCAGGATCGTCAGCATGTCCAGCAAACCCTGGGTGGGATGCTCGTGCGGTCCATCGCCGGCGTTGAGCACGCTGCATTTCAATTCTCGGGCCAGCAAGTGAGGCGTTCCCGGCGTGGAGTGACGCGTCACGACCCAGTCGACACCCATCGCTTCGATTGTCTTGGCCGTGTCGACGAAGGTTTCGCCTTTGGCGACGCTGCTGCCACTGCTGCTGAATTCGACCGTGTCCGCACCCAAGCGTTTGGCGGCCAGCGAAAAACTGTTTCGCGTGCGAGTGCTGTTTTCGAAGAACAAATTGGCACACGTTTTCCCGGTCAGCAGCGGGAC belongs to Rhodopirellula islandica and includes:
- a CDS encoding dihydroorotase, which gives rise to MNDSTWVLDGGRVIDPANGVDRIARLVLHEGKIHSIDTPDGDLPPEAGRLDVTGKIVAPGLVDLATELREPGSEEDETIQTGSDAALAGGYTTVLCCSSTKPLMDSAASVQLVRQIAQRIDGVRVLPIACLSKGRQGEQMAELGILAAAGAAGFSDTPRPMPNDALLKRALDYCRMFDLPIFDRPEVPELADGGVMHDGRIGLVLGLKGLPTEAEDLAVARDVRLAEATKGRLHVGPVSTMGAIDMIGRVKSRGIHISASVCPHNLFGSDELLRSYDSRYKVHPPMRSPSHVEALRNAVAEGVIDAIESGHMPRAQEKKANDLDLAPFGASALETTLAAIATDLVETKILGWSRAIECLSTSPAKIAGVDGGSLSVGANADVTVIDPNQAWSVEAKQFRSRCQSSPMTGRTLAARVTHTLVGGRLKFELNPAAANTAS
- a CDS encoding aspartate carbamoyltransferase catalytic subunit — translated: MDASLSPDQLSFPAVWRHRHLLDLERLSAAEILAILRTADELKAMTEGCRRKVPLLTGKTCANLFFENSTRTRNSFSLAAKRLGADTVEFSSSGSSVAKGETFVDTAKTIEAMGVDWVVTRHSTPGTPHLLARELKCSVLNAGDGPHEHPTQGLLDMLTILQHRIGSDWKHEAADPEKVFAGMTVALVGDIAHSRTARSNLWGLRKLGAHVIICGPPTLVSPRWEELGFEVAHRLDEIVHRCDVLNLLRIQFERQKARPFPSVYEYAALYAMNGQRLRLAKPDILIMAPGPINRGVEITPEVADGPHSVILEQVTNGIAVRMASLWLLANAKANADASTEPLA